A genome region from Triticum aestivum cultivar Chinese Spring chromosome 2B, IWGSC CS RefSeq v2.1, whole genome shotgun sequence includes the following:
- the LOC123047244 gene encoding diacylglycerol kinase 5, whose translation MDCRMDGCAISTNGSGSKSCGPLSDYHIPDYILKPDSEPVIIDNAPICPVVVFINSRSGGQLGSGLIKSYREVLNEAQVFDLSEESPDKVLHRLYANFQRLKSNGDPLAIQIEKSLRLIVAGGDGTASWLLGVVSDLKLMHSPPVATVPLGTGNNLPFSFGWGKKNPATDKEAVKSFLGLVKEAREMSIDSWHIIMRMRVPQEGPCDPIAPLELPHSLHAFHRVTGADELNVEGYHTFRGGFWNYFSMGMDAQVSYGFHSERKKNPEKFKNQLTNQGTYAKLGLKQGWFAPSLTHSSSRNISQLAKVKIMKRPGAKWEELKIPSSIRSIICLNLPSFSGGFNPWGTPGTRKKQDRDLTAPYVDDGLIEVVGFRDAWHGLVLLAPNGHGTRLAQAHRIRFEFHKGAADHTFMRVDGEPWKQPLPSNDETVVVEISHLRQVTMLANGHCKSKSVEDPMTPSSHGHENDDSDSLEDEDEWKEGRKKFGAADTFKLPDEVDIAHLS comes from the exons ATGGACTGCAGGATGGACGGATGTGCGATTAGCACTAACGGTTCTGGCAGCAAGTCATGCGGGCCGCTGTCGGACTACCACATTCCAGACTACATACTAAAGCCAGACTCTGAACCAGTCATCATTGATAATGCACCAATTTGTCCCGTGGTGGTCTTCATCAACTCTAGAAGCGGTGGCCAACTTGGAAGTGGTTTGATCAAATCATACCGTGAAGTTCTCAATGAAGCACAG GTTTTTGATCTCTCTGAAGAGTCCCCTGACAAGGTGCTGCACAGGTTGTATGCCAACTTTCAAAGGCTAAAGTCTAACGGTGACCCTCTTGCTATTCAAATTGAGAAGAGCCTGAGACTAATT GTTGCTGGTGGTGATGGCACCGCAAGTTGGCTGCTTGGAGTAGTTAGTGATCTGAAGCTTATGCACTCACCCCCTGTTGCTACTGTGCCTCTGGGAACCGGAAACAACCTTCCTTTTTCATTCGGATGG GGAAAGAAGAACCCAGCTACTGACAAAGAGGCAGTCAAATCCTTCCTTGGGCTAGTGAAAGAAGCAAGAGAAATGAGCATTGATAG TTGGCATATCATCATGAGGATGCGAGTTCCACAGGAAGGTCCATGTGATCCCATTGCCCCGTTAGAGCTGCCTCATTCACTGCATGCGTTCCACCGTGTAACAGGCGCCGATGAGCTCAATGTG GAGGGTTACCACACATTCCGTGGAGGATTTTGGAATTACTTTAGTATGG GTATGGATGCTCAAGTGTCTTATGGGTTCCACTCTGAAAGGAAGAAAAATCCAGAGAAGTTTAAAAACCAGCTAACGAATCAG GGTACATATGCTAAACTTGGACTTAAACAAGGATGGTTTGCTCCTTCTCTAACCCATTCTTCTTCAAG GAACATTTCTCAACTTGCAAAGGTGAAGATCATGAAAAGACCTGGTGCCAAATGGGAAGAGCTTAAAATCCCCAGCAG TATTCGATCAATTATCTGTCTCAATTTGCCAAGTTTCTCGGGAGGATTCAATCCCTGGGGAACTCCTGGCACAAGGAAGAAACAAGAC AGAGACCTGACTGCGCCTTATGTTGATGATGGACTCATTGAGGTTGTCGGCTTTCGTGATGCTTGGCACGGTCTCGTCTTGCTGGCCCCTAATGGACATGGGACTCGTCTAGCACAG GCTCATAGGATCCGGTTTGAGTTCCACAAAGGAGCAGCCGACCACACGTTCATGAGGGTCGACGGCGAGCCATGGAAGCAGCCACTCCCCAGCAACGACGAGACCGTCGTCGTCGAGATCTCCCACCTCCGCCAGGTCACCATGCTCGCCAACGGCCACTGCAAGTCAAAGAGTGTTGAGGACCCTATGACTCCATCAAGCCACGGGCATGAGAACGACGACAGCGACAGCCTGGAGGACGAGGACGAGTGGAAGGAGGGGAGgaagaagtttggggctgcggatACCTTCAAGTTACCTGACGAGGTCGACATCGCACACCTTAGCTGA